In Azospirillum ramasamyi, one DNA window encodes the following:
- a CDS encoding endonuclease III domain-containing protein, producing the protein MTDPAALRDKALEIHRLLCTVYGCPVAYFHSLDPLSELVSSLLSHRTRNAASGAAFKALRRRWPDWESVRDAPAAEVEAAIAGVTWPEQKAPRIQAILRRITERVGSLSLDLLSGMPVPDARAWLEELPGVGPKTSAAVLSFSTLRQAALPVDSHHHRVAVHTGLIPAGLAVGPSHAVLSAQLPEDWDAQQVYDNHEVMMLHGQRCCYHQAPACDRCVLLRLCPTGQVLRPPEEERERA; encoded by the coding sequence ATGACCGACCCCGCTGCGCTGCGCGACAAGGCGCTCGAAATCCACCGGCTGCTGTGCACCGTCTACGGCTGCCCGGTCGCCTATTTCCACAGCCTCGACCCGCTGAGCGAACTGGTGTCGTCGCTGCTGTCGCACCGCACCCGCAACGCCGCCTCCGGCGCCGCCTTCAAGGCTTTGCGCCGCCGCTGGCCCGATTGGGAGTCGGTGCGCGACGCGCCCGCCGCCGAGGTCGAGGCGGCCATCGCCGGCGTCACCTGGCCGGAGCAGAAGGCGCCGCGCATCCAGGCCATCCTGCGCCGCATCACCGAGCGGGTCGGCAGCCTGTCGCTCGACCTGCTGTCCGGCATGCCGGTGCCGGACGCCCGCGCATGGCTGGAGGAGTTGCCGGGGGTGGGGCCGAAGACCAGCGCGGCGGTGCTGAGCTTTTCCACCCTGCGGCAGGCGGCGCTGCCGGTTGACAGCCACCACCACCGCGTCGCCGTACACACCGGCCTGATCCCCGCCGGCCTCGCCGTCGGCCCCTCCCACGCCGTGCTGTCGGCGCAGTTGCCCGAGGATTGGGATGCCCAGCAGGTCTACGACAACCACGAGGTCATGATGCTGCATGGCCAGCGCTGCTGCTACCATCAGGCGCCGGCCTGCGACCGCTGCGTGCTGTTGCGCCTGTGCCCCACCGGTCAGGTCCTGCGCCCACCGGAGGAGGAGCGGGAAAGGGCGTGA
- a CDS encoding acetyl-CoA hydrolase/transferase family protein, which translates to MYRDRIRLKSLWGKVVPPEEAALLIKDGMTVGMSGFTRSGDAKAVPLALAERAESEKLKITLMTGASLGNDIDRILTEADVLARRLPFQADPVLRKAINRGEVMFVDQHLSETVELLRSRQMGPVDVAVIEACAITETGGIVPTTSIGNSATFAILAEKVIVELNLTQPLELEGMHDVYIPTRRPFREPIPVMTTESRAGLPYIPIDPSKIAAIVVTRKQDSSANILPPDAETNAIAGHLIDFLGWEIKQGRLSHSLAPLQAGIGTIANSVLHGLIDGPFHDLTMYSEVLQDSTFELFDAGKLNFASGSSITLSAAKYAEVLPKIGSYKGRLLLRPQEISNHPEVIRRLGIIGINTALEFDIYGNVNSTHVNGTQMMNGIGGSGDFARNSYLSIFVTKSLAKGGAISSVVPMVSHVDHNEHDVDILVTEVGLADLRGLAPRERAETIIRNCVHPSYRELAADYHRRALQRGGHTPHLLEEAFAWHLRFQQTGSMLPTTTPAE; encoded by the coding sequence ATGTACCGAGATCGCATTCGCCTGAAGTCGCTGTGGGGCAAGGTTGTGCCGCCGGAAGAGGCCGCCTTGCTGATCAAGGACGGCATGACCGTGGGCATGAGCGGCTTCACCCGGTCCGGCGACGCAAAAGCGGTGCCGCTGGCCTTGGCCGAACGCGCCGAGTCCGAAAAGCTGAAGATCACCCTGATGACCGGCGCCTCGCTGGGCAACGACATCGACCGCATCCTGACGGAGGCCGACGTTCTGGCGCGCCGCCTGCCCTTCCAGGCCGACCCGGTGCTGCGCAAGGCGATCAACCGCGGCGAGGTGATGTTCGTCGATCAGCATCTGTCGGAAACGGTGGAGTTGCTGCGCTCGCGCCAGATGGGACCGGTCGACGTCGCGGTGATCGAGGCCTGCGCCATCACCGAGACCGGCGGCATCGTGCCGACCACCTCGATCGGCAATTCGGCGACCTTCGCCATCCTGGCCGAGAAGGTCATCGTCGAGCTGAACCTGACCCAGCCGCTGGAGCTGGAGGGGATGCACGACGTCTATATCCCGACCCGTCGCCCCTTCCGAGAGCCGATCCCGGTGATGACGACGGAAAGCCGCGCCGGCCTGCCGTACATCCCGATCGACCCCTCGAAGATCGCGGCCATCGTGGTGACGCGCAAGCAGGACAGCTCCGCCAACATCCTGCCGCCGGACGCCGAAACCAACGCCATCGCCGGCCACCTGATCGATTTTCTCGGCTGGGAGATCAAGCAGGGCCGGCTCAGCCACTCGCTGGCGCCGCTCCAGGCCGGCATCGGAACCATCGCCAACTCGGTGCTGCACGGGCTGATCGACGGGCCGTTCCACGACCTGACCATGTACAGCGAGGTTCTGCAGGACAGCACCTTCGAACTGTTCGACGCCGGCAAGCTGAATTTCGCGTCGGGCTCCTCGATCACGCTCAGCGCCGCGAAATACGCCGAGGTTCTGCCGAAGATCGGCTCCTACAAGGGCCGGCTGCTGCTGCGCCCGCAGGAGATTTCCAACCATCCGGAGGTGATCCGCCGCCTGGGCATCATCGGCATCAACACGGCGCTGGAGTTCGACATCTACGGCAACGTCAACTCCACCCATGTCAACGGCACGCAGATGATGAACGGCATCGGCGGTTCCGGCGACTTCGCCCGCAACAGCTACCTCTCCATCTTCGTCACCAAGTCTCTGGCCAAGGGCGGCGCCATCTCCAGCGTCGTGCCGATGGTCAGCCATGTCGACCACAACGAACATGACGTGGACATCCTGGTGACGGAGGTCGGTCTGGCCGATCTGCGCGGACTGGCGCCGCGCGAACGGGCGGAAACCATCATCCGCAACTGCGTCCATCCCAGCTACCGCGAGTTGGCGGCCGACTATCACCGCCGGGCGCTTCAGCGCGGCGGCCACACCCCGCATCTTCTGGAGGAGGCCTTCGCCTGGCACCTCCGCTTCCAGCAGACCGGCAGCATGTTGCCGACGACGACGCCCGCCGAATAG
- a CDS encoding NahK/ErcS family hybrid sensor histidine kinase/response regulator — MAGIPTRSLTARTSDPADRIAELERENAKLQRINKVLMDRVERSMDFQGGAFSLFQTAIVLEQKIRERTLELERALHKLEDSNRAIARAKELADTMRTRLFEAIESVNEGFALFDSADRLVLCNRKYLSYWPSVAGRIQAGIRFNDLVAMVAAAGAVSEPPPDVWLRERMEHRHDLKGVFLNRLSDGRWIQVNERRTRDGGIVGVYTDITVIKHEEERRRASEQAEKSALMMLNDQLQQAKSQADQANLSKTRFIAAASHDLLQPLNAARLFVSALADLEQPAGNIELVENIDVALASVEDLLSALLDISKLDAGAVTPEVTDFPLRGILAPLATEYAAVAAERGIDLKVVGTGAVVRSDMRLLRRIVQNFLSNALRYVQGGRVVVGCRRTGDGIRIEVWDNGPGIPRDRIAEIFQEFRRLDTPVTKGRDRGMGLGLAIVDRVARMLDHPVTVRSEPGRGSVFAVTVPRGTERRAVRPASVAARPMTNRLAGTSVLVLDNEPAVVAGMEALLRGWACDVVSATNGDEALALLSGMPQPPDLLIADYHLDDGALGVNEVARLRAACGRILPAVIVTANRTPELADEAKAAGCLVLNKPVKPAQLRAVMSGLVG, encoded by the coding sequence ATGGCCGGCATCCCCACCCGCAGCCTGACCGCCCGGACGAGCGATCCCGCCGACCGCATCGCCGAGCTGGAGCGCGAGAACGCCAAGCTCCAGCGCATCAACAAGGTGCTGATGGACCGCGTCGAGCGGTCGATGGACTTCCAGGGCGGCGCCTTCTCGCTGTTCCAGACCGCCATCGTGCTGGAGCAGAAGATCCGGGAGCGCACGCTGGAGCTGGAGCGCGCCCTGCACAAGCTGGAGGACAGCAACCGCGCCATCGCCCGCGCCAAGGAGCTGGCGGACACCATGCGCACCCGCCTGTTCGAGGCGATCGAGTCGGTGAACGAGGGGTTCGCCCTGTTCGACTCCGCCGACCGGCTGGTGCTGTGCAACCGCAAATACCTGTCCTACTGGCCCTCGGTGGCGGGGCGCATCCAGGCCGGCATCCGCTTCAACGATCTGGTCGCCATGGTCGCCGCCGCCGGCGCGGTCAGCGAGCCGCCGCCCGACGTCTGGCTGCGCGAGCGGATGGAGCACCGCCACGACCTGAAGGGCGTCTTCCTGAACCGGCTGTCGGACGGACGCTGGATCCAGGTGAACGAGCGGCGCACCCGCGACGGCGGCATCGTCGGCGTCTACACAGACATCACCGTCATCAAGCACGAGGAGGAGCGGCGGCGCGCCTCCGAACAGGCGGAGAAATCCGCCCTGATGATGCTGAACGACCAGCTTCAGCAGGCGAAATCCCAGGCCGATCAGGCCAATCTGTCGAAGACCCGCTTCATCGCCGCCGCCAGCCACGACCTGTTGCAGCCGCTGAACGCCGCCCGCCTGTTCGTCTCGGCGCTGGCCGACCTGGAGCAGCCGGCCGGCAACATCGAACTGGTGGAGAACATCGACGTGGCCTTGGCGTCGGTGGAGGATCTGCTGTCGGCGCTGCTGGACATCTCCAAGCTCGACGCCGGGGCGGTGACGCCGGAGGTCACCGACTTCCCGCTGCGCGGCATCCTGGCGCCGCTCGCCACCGAATATGCCGCCGTGGCGGCGGAACGCGGCATCGATCTGAAGGTGGTTGGAACGGGGGCGGTGGTGCGCAGCGACATGCGGCTGCTGCGCCGGATCGTGCAGAACTTCCTGTCGAATGCGCTGCGCTACGTCCAGGGCGGCCGGGTGGTGGTCGGCTGCCGCCGGACCGGCGACGGCATCCGCATCGAGGTGTGGGACAACGGCCCCGGCATCCCGCGCGACAGGATCGCCGAGATCTTCCAGGAGTTCCGCCGCCTCGACACCCCCGTCACCAAGGGGCGCGACCGCGGCATGGGGCTGGGGCTCGCCATCGTCGACCGCGTCGCCCGCATGCTGGACCACCCCGTCACCGTGCGGTCGGAGCCGGGCCGCGGTTCGGTCTTCGCCGTCACCGTGCCGCGCGGCACCGAGCGCCGCGCCGTGCGCCCGGCCAGCGTCGCCGCCCGGCCGATGACCAACCGGCTGGCCGGAACCTCGGTGCTGGTGCTGGACAACGAGCCGGCGGTGGTGGCGGGGATGGAGGCGCTGCTGCGCGGCTGGGCCTGCGACGTGGTGTCGGCCACCAACGGCGACGAGGCGCTGGCCCTGCTGTCCGGCATGCCGCAGCCGCCCGACCTGCTGATCGCCGATTATCACCTCGACGACGGGGCGCTGGGCGTCAACGAGGTGGCGCGGCTGCGCGCCGCCTGCGGCCGCATCCTGCCGGCGGTGATCGTCACCGCCAACCGCACGCCGGAACTGGCCGACGAGGCCAAGGCGGCGGGCTGTCTGGTGCTGAACAAGCCGGTGAAGCCGGCGCAGCTGCGCGCGGTGATGTCCGGGCTGGTGGGGTAG
- a CDS encoding DUF1194 domain-containing protein yields MRAYRLLAQLLAGLPACVLILTSLCLSLPAAPAAAQTPVDLELILAVDVSGSVDPDEAKLQRNGYVQALLNPKVQAAIRGGPFGRIAATYVEWAGESHQHTVVGWTELSDTPSIERFAGMVAEAPMMTEQWTSISAAIDFAVPQFENNGFEGTRLVIDVSGDGENNRGRPVEEARDAAVARGITINGLPILNDRPNPWGGAAPNDLEGYYRDHVIGGPGAFLVPARDFDAFADAILSKLLLEVSGLQPAGWERDLAAR; encoded by the coding sequence ATGCGTGCATACCGTCTTTTGGCCCAACTCCTTGCCGGCCTCCCGGCCTGCGTCCTGATCCTCACGTCCTTATGCCTGTCCTTGCCCGCGGCACCGGCCGCAGCCCAGACGCCGGTGGATCTGGAACTGATCCTGGCGGTGGACGTGTCCGGCAGCGTCGACCCGGACGAGGCGAAGCTCCAGCGCAACGGCTATGTCCAGGCGCTGCTGAATCCGAAGGTGCAGGCGGCGATCCGCGGCGGTCCCTTCGGCCGCATCGCCGCCACCTATGTAGAATGGGCGGGGGAGAGCCACCAGCACACCGTCGTCGGCTGGACCGAACTGAGCGATACGCCCAGCATCGAACGCTTCGCCGGCATGGTGGCGGAGGCGCCGATGATGACGGAGCAATGGACCTCCATCAGCGCCGCCATCGACTTTGCCGTCCCACAGTTCGAGAACAATGGGTTCGAGGGCACGCGGCTGGTCATCGACGTGTCGGGCGACGGCGAGAACAACCGGGGCCGTCCGGTGGAGGAGGCGCGCGACGCCGCCGTCGCGCGGGGCATCACCATCAACGGGCTGCCGATCCTGAACGACCGGCCCAATCCGTGGGGCGGGGCGGCGCCGAACGACCTGGAGGGCTATTACCGTGACCATGTCATCGGCGGCCCCGGCGCCTTCCTGGTCCCCGCCCGCGACTTCGACGCCTTCGCCGACGCGATCCTCAGCAAGCTGCTGCTGGAGGTGTCGGGGCTCCAGCCCGCCGGGTGGGAACGGGACCTCGCGGCCCGCTGA
- the eutC gene encoding ethanolamine ammonia-lyase subunit EutC: protein MSDAQKDPWARFRSATRARIALGRSGDALPTGALLEFQLAHARARDAVHSAVDFDRLAADLAPLETLRVHSAAADRPTYLRRPDLGRRLDPASAAALPGGEWDLLFVIADGLSAAAVQVNAAPLVHACVARLGHPRIGPVVLAGQARVALGDEVASAMGARLVALLVGERPGLSAAESLGVYLTWDPKPGRADSERNCISNIHADGLSIGTAADKLCWLATEAARRRLTGVALKEDAPSLAGPDDGRLSGAIEG from the coding sequence ATGAGCGACGCGCAAAAAGACCCCTGGGCGCGCTTCCGCAGCGCCACCCGCGCCCGCATCGCGCTCGGCCGCAGCGGCGACGCCCTGCCGACCGGGGCGCTGCTGGAGTTCCAGCTGGCCCATGCCCGCGCCCGCGACGCGGTACACAGCGCGGTCGATTTCGACCGTCTGGCCGCCGACCTCGCCCCGCTGGAAACGCTGCGCGTCCACAGCGCGGCCGCCGACCGGCCGACCTACCTGCGCCGCCCGGACCTCGGCAGGCGGCTGGACCCGGCCAGTGCGGCGGCCCTGCCGGGCGGAGAGTGGGATCTGCTGTTCGTGATCGCCGACGGGCTGTCGGCCGCCGCGGTGCAGGTGAACGCGGCGCCGCTGGTCCATGCCTGCGTGGCGCGGCTGGGGCATCCGCGCATCGGCCCGGTGGTTCTGGCCGGGCAGGCGCGCGTGGCGTTGGGCGACGAAGTGGCGTCGGCCATGGGCGCCCGGCTGGTGGCGCTGCTGGTGGGCGAGCGGCCCGGCCTGTCGGCCGCGGAGTCGCTGGGGGTCTATCTGACCTGGGATCCGAAGCCCGGCCGCGCCGATTCAGAACGCAACTGCATTTCCAACATCCATGCCGACGGCCTGTCCATCGGAACGGCCGCCGACAAGCTGTGCTGGCTCGCGACCGAAGCGGCGCGGCGTAGACTCACGGGGGTCGCCCTGAAGGAGGACGCCCCGTCCCTCGCCGGCCCGGATGATGGCCGATTGAGCGGGGCTATCGAGGGGTGA
- a CDS encoding ethanolamine ammonia-lyase subunit EutB, translated as MAGYHCDLGRQRHRFDDLKALMACASPRRSGDELAGIAADSDERRVAARMVLAGLPLKTFLSEALVPYETDEVTRLIIDRHDAEAFRPVAHMTVGQFRDWLLSYEADGAALTALAPGLTPEMAAAVSKLMRNHDLVCVAAKCSVITRFRTTVGLPGRLSSRLQPNHPTDDPTGIAASTLDGLLYGIGDAVIGINPATDNVPACIALLEMLDAVRTRFDIPVQSCVLAHVTTTIRAIERGAPVDLVFQSIAGTEKANAGFGVTLSLLAEAQEAAKALKRGTIGDNVMYFETGQGSALSADAHFGVDQQTVEARAYAVARAFDPLLVNTVVGFIGPEYLYDAKQITRAGLEDHFCAKLLGVPMGCDVCYTNHAEADQDDMDVLMTMLATAGVNFLIAVPGADDVMLNYQSLSYHDVLGLRHLLKRPPAPEFEAWLDKAGWLDEQRRLPPWPDQSPVVSALLGSAAR; from the coding sequence ATGGCTGGTTACCATTGTGATCTTGGGCGGCAGCGCCATCGTTTCGACGACCTGAAGGCGCTGATGGCCTGCGCCTCACCACGGCGGTCGGGGGACGAGTTGGCGGGCATCGCCGCCGACAGCGACGAGCGGCGGGTGGCGGCGCGCATGGTGCTGGCCGGCCTGCCGCTGAAGACCTTCCTGAGCGAGGCGCTGGTCCCCTACGAAACCGACGAGGTGACGCGCCTGATCATCGACCGCCACGATGCCGAGGCCTTCCGGCCGGTGGCGCACATGACGGTCGGACAGTTCCGCGACTGGCTGCTGTCCTACGAGGCCGACGGCGCGGCGCTGACGGCGCTCGCCCCCGGCCTGACGCCGGAGATGGCGGCGGCGGTGTCCAAGCTGATGCGCAACCATGATCTGGTCTGCGTCGCCGCCAAATGCTCGGTCATCACCCGCTTCCGCACCACGGTCGGACTGCCGGGGCGGCTGTCGAGCCGGCTTCAGCCCAACCACCCGACCGACGATCCGACCGGCATCGCCGCCTCCACGCTGGACGGGCTGCTCTACGGCATCGGTGACGCGGTGATCGGCATCAACCCGGCGACCGACAACGTTCCGGCCTGCATCGCTCTGCTGGAGATGCTGGACGCCGTGCGCACCCGCTTCGACATCCCGGTGCAGTCCTGCGTGCTGGCCCATGTCACCACGACCATCCGGGCGATCGAGCGCGGCGCGCCGGTCGACCTCGTCTTCCAGTCCATCGCCGGCACCGAGAAGGCCAATGCCGGCTTCGGCGTCACGCTGTCGCTGCTGGCCGAGGCGCAGGAGGCCGCCAAGGCGCTGAAGCGCGGCACCATCGGCGACAACGTGATGTATTTCGAGACGGGGCAGGGATCGGCGCTGTCGGCCGACGCCCATTTCGGCGTCGACCAGCAGACCGTGGAGGCCCGCGCCTATGCCGTCGCCCGCGCCTTCGACCCGTTGCTTGTCAACACGGTGGTCGGCTTCATCGGCCCAGAATACCTCTATGACGCCAAGCAGATCACGCGGGCCGGGCTGGAGGACCATTTCTGCGCCAAGCTGCTGGGCGTGCCGATGGGCTGCGACGTCTGCTACACCAACCATGCCGAGGCCGACCAGGACGACATGGACGTCCTGATGACGATGCTGGCGACCGCGGGCGTCAATTTCCTGATCGCGGTGCCCGGCGCCGACGACGTCATGCTGAACTACCAGAGCCTGTCCTACCACGACGTGCTCGGCCTGCGGCATCTGCTGAAACGCCCGCCGGCCCCGGAGTTCGAGGCGTGGCTGGACAAGGCCGGCTGGCTCGACGAACAGCGCCGCCTGCCGCCCTGGCCCGATCAGAGCCCCGTCGTCTCCGCCCTGCTGGGGAGCGCGGCCCGATGA
- a CDS encoding polyhydroxyalkanoate depolymerase encodes MLYHLYDMQHAAMRPMRFWAEAAQHTFQNPLVPMSYTKLGRAVAAGAELVERTTRRFGKPAFGLAETVVDGQTVPVTERFVWQSPFCKLLNFAKPEGTPRQPKVLLVAPMSGHHATLLRGTVEALMRDHDVYITDWIDVRLVPMSAGRFDLDDYIDTVAELIRFLGPNTHVIAVCQPAVPVMAAVSLMAAADEPVQARSMTLMGGPIDPMANPTVPVKLAMERPLKWFERSVITTVPVYYPGAFRRVYPGFIQLSGFMSMNLDRHINEHVGLFRHLVRGDGDSAEQHRRFYDEYLSVMDLSAEFYLQTIETVFQKHALPNGTMVSRGRKVEPAAVRKTAVMTVEGELDDISAPGQTIAAQRLCSSLPDGMRKTHFQKGVGHYGIFNGRRWREAILPEIRSFIRSHDGE; translated from the coding sequence TTGCTGTATCACCTGTACGACATGCAGCACGCCGCCATGCGGCCGATGCGTTTCTGGGCCGAAGCCGCCCAGCACACCTTCCAGAACCCGCTGGTTCCGATGTCCTACACCAAGCTCGGCCGGGCGGTCGCCGCCGGGGCGGAGCTGGTGGAACGGACGACCCGCCGCTTCGGCAAGCCGGCCTTCGGGCTGGCCGAGACGGTGGTCGACGGGCAGACCGTGCCGGTCACCGAACGGTTCGTCTGGCAATCGCCCTTCTGCAAGCTGCTGAACTTCGCCAAGCCGGAAGGCACGCCGCGCCAGCCGAAGGTGCTCCTGGTCGCCCCGATGTCGGGCCACCACGCCACGCTGCTGCGCGGCACGGTGGAGGCGCTGATGCGCGACCACGACGTGTACATCACGGATTGGATCGACGTGCGGCTGGTGCCGATGTCGGCCGGGCGCTTCGACCTGGACGACTACATCGACACGGTGGCGGAGCTGATCCGCTTCCTGGGGCCGAACACCCACGTCATCGCGGTGTGCCAGCCGGCGGTGCCGGTGATGGCGGCGGTGTCGCTGATGGCGGCGGCGGACGAGCCGGTGCAGGCGCGCAGCATGACCCTGATGGGCGGCCCGATCGACCCGATGGCCAACCCGACGGTGCCGGTCAAGCTGGCGATGGAACGCCCGCTGAAGTGGTTCGAGCGCAGCGTGATCACCACGGTCCCAGTCTATTATCCGGGCGCCTTCCGCCGCGTCTATCCGGGCTTCATCCAGCTGTCGGGCTTCATGTCGATGAACCTCGACCGCCACATCAACGAGCATGTCGGGCTGTTCCGCCACCTCGTCCGCGGCGACGGCGATTCGGCCGAGCAGCACCGCCGCTTCTACGACGAATACCTGTCGGTGATGGACCTGTCGGCGGAGTTCTACCTGCAGACCATCGAGACGGTCTTCCAGAAGCACGCTCTGCCCAACGGCACCATGGTGTCCCGCGGCCGCAAGGTGGAGCCGGCGGCGGTCCGCAAGACCGCGGTGATGACGGTGGAAGGCGAGCTGGACGACATCTCCGCCCCCGGCCAGACCATCGCGGCGCAGCGCCTGTGCTCGTCCCTGCCGGACGGGATGCGCAAGACGCATTTCCAGAAGGGCGTCGGCCATTACGGCATCTTCAACGGCCGCCGCTGGCGCGAAGCCATCCTCCCGGAAATCCGCAGCTTCATCCGGAGCCACGACGGGGAGTGA
- a CDS encoding endonuclease/exonuclease/phosphatase family protein, whose product MIRFSRERVQRIAAALRAARARRPRPADRRSSPIPDGMTAFSVATWNIHSCVGLDARFAPDRIAQVIRDLDVDLIGLQEVGWHHRGESGLDQFDFLERHTGMKAYAGPTKHNERAHYGNCLLTRLPVRSMDTMDLSVGKREPRGAIDAVVEVEGRPVRVIVAHLGLDPWERAKQVGDILSRVLDQPELPTLFMGDLNEWTPSSPRLRHLAASFSDVANPRSFHARMPTLRLDRIYVTGGLQIPAFEVVRSILTRRASDHLPVRAVLAVP is encoded by the coding sequence GTGATCCGTTTCAGCCGTGAACGTGTCCAGCGCATCGCCGCCGCGTTGCGCGCAGCCCGTGCCCGCCGTCCCCGCCCCGCCGACCGCCGCAGTTCCCCGATCCCGGACGGCATGACCGCGTTCAGCGTCGCCACCTGGAACATCCACAGCTGCGTCGGGCTGGACGCCCGATTCGCGCCCGACCGCATCGCCCAGGTGATCCGCGACCTCGATGTCGACCTGATCGGGCTGCAGGAGGTCGGCTGGCACCATCGCGGCGAATCGGGGCTGGACCAGTTCGACTTCCTGGAACGGCACACGGGCATGAAGGCCTATGCCGGCCCGACCAAGCACAACGAACGCGCCCATTACGGCAACTGCCTGCTGACCCGCCTGCCGGTGCGCTCGATGGACACGATGGACCTCTCCGTCGGCAAGCGCGAGCCGCGCGGCGCCATCGACGCGGTGGTGGAGGTGGAGGGCCGCCCCGTGCGGGTGATCGTCGCCCATCTCGGCCTCGACCCCTGGGAACGGGCCAAGCAGGTCGGCGACATACTGTCGCGGGTGCTGGACCAGCCGGAGCTGCCCACCCTGTTCATGGGCGACCTGAACGAATGGACGCCCAGCTCGCCGCGGCTGCGCCATCTGGCCGCCTCCTTCTCCGACGTCGCCAACCCGCGCAGCTTCCACGCCCGCATGCCGACCCTGCGGCTCGACCGCATCTATGTGACGGGGGGTCTGCAAATCCCCGCTTTCGAGGTGGTGCGCAGCATCCTGACCCGCAGGGCATCGGACCATTTGCCGGTCCGCGCCGTTCTGGCCGTCCCCTGA
- a CDS encoding LysE family transporter has product MTWQTLAFFFATAFVISMTPGPNMLLAMSLGLRFGARRAAWGGAGMCAALAVMAALSAFGLGALLSTSVLAFEIVRWAGVAYLTWLGIAAWRAPVEPAGSRDAAASATGEGSATRLFLRGALVAFSNPKALVFMGALFPQFIDAGAPLAPQLIALVATMVVIEFGWIMAYATGGDRLAAKLTTVSAARSLNRLTGGLMIGAGGLLALARRV; this is encoded by the coding sequence ATGACGTGGCAGACGCTCGCCTTCTTCTTTGCCACCGCCTTCGTGATCTCGATGACGCCGGGGCCGAACATGCTGCTGGCGATGAGCCTGGGCCTGCGTTTCGGCGCACGGCGCGCCGCCTGGGGCGGGGCCGGCATGTGCGCGGCGCTGGCAGTGATGGCGGCACTGTCGGCCTTCGGGCTGGGCGCCCTGCTCTCCACCTCGGTGCTCGCCTTCGAGATCGTGCGCTGGGCCGGCGTGGCCTATCTGACCTGGCTCGGCATCGCCGCGTGGCGGGCGCCGGTGGAACCGGCCGGCAGCCGCGACGCCGCGGCCTCGGCGACCGGCGAGGGGTCGGCGACGCGGCTGTTCCTGCGCGGCGCCCTGGTCGCCTTCAGCAACCCCAAGGCCCTGGTCTTCATGGGCGCCCTGTTCCCGCAATTCATCGACGCGGGCGCGCCGCTGGCGCCGCAACTGATCGCGCTGGTCGCCACCATGGTGGTGATCGAGTTCGGCTGGATCATGGCCTATGCCACCGGCGGCGACCGTCTGGCGGCGAAGCTGACGACGGTGTCGGCGGCGAGGTCCCTCAACCGGCTGACCGGCGGCCTGATGATCGGCGCCGGCGGACTGCTGGCGCTCGCCCGCAGGGTCTGA